The following proteins are encoded in a genomic region of Catellatospora sp. TT07R-123:
- a CDS encoding deoxyribonuclease IV translates to MLIGAHVDYEDPLAEAAARGADVIQFFLSDPQEWKPPVPRADLAAIRESAVQVFIHAPYRINVATTNNRIRIPSRKLLIQHVLGAAEVGAAGLIVHGGHVDKGDDLATGFDNWRKALQQAKDSGAVLPGTPILIENTAGGDNACARRFDNLSRLWDAVGDFGVGFCLDTCHAHAGGEDLLDIVDRVKAITGRIDLIHANGSRDEFDSGRDRHDNLTSKSEPGMIDPELVAAVISASGAPAVVETPGGAEGQSADIAYLRAHL, encoded by the coding sequence ATGCTTATCGGGGCTCACGTCGATTACGAAGATCCGCTCGCGGAGGCGGCCGCGCGCGGCGCGGACGTCATCCAGTTCTTCCTGTCCGATCCGCAGGAGTGGAAGCCGCCCGTGCCGCGTGCCGACCTCGCGGCCATCCGTGAGAGCGCGGTCCAGGTCTTCATCCACGCGCCCTACCGGATCAACGTGGCCACCACGAACAACCGGATCCGCATCCCGAGCCGCAAACTGCTCATCCAGCACGTGCTGGGCGCCGCGGAGGTCGGCGCCGCCGGGCTGATCGTGCACGGCGGCCACGTCGACAAGGGCGACGACCTCGCGACCGGGTTCGACAACTGGCGCAAGGCCCTCCAGCAGGCCAAGGACAGCGGCGCCGTCCTTCCCGGGACCCCGATCCTGATCGAGAACACCGCGGGCGGCGACAACGCCTGCGCCCGGCGCTTCGACAACCTGTCCCGGCTCTGGGACGCGGTCGGCGACTTCGGCGTCGGCTTCTGCCTCGACACCTGCCACGCGCACGCGGGCGGCGAGGACCTGCTCGACATCGTCGATCGTGTGAAGGCCATCACCGGCCGGATCGACCTGATCCACGCGAACGGATCGCGAGACGAATTCGACTCCGGGCGCGATCGGCACGACAATCTGACGAGCAAGAGTGAACCCGGCATGATCGATCCCGAGCTGGTCGCGGCTGTCATCAGCGCGTCCGGCGCTCCGGCGGTGGTGGAGACCCCCGGCGGCGCGGAAGGTCAGTCGGCCGACATCGCGTACCTGCGCGCACACCTGTGA